One window of Methanobacterium alkalithermotolerans genomic DNA carries:
- a CDS encoding PepSY domain-containing protein translates to MDKKIIILVVIAVLIIIGAGYTLFLAPAPVNNTTNMTNITTNNTTVTNETETPAISAQEAMEIVNTQVIAEGGFVAANPRLYRWDDGRLVWNVQIVDAQGQAVDGVDIDATTGQVLGRG, encoded by the coding sequence TTGGATAAAAAGATTATAATTCTGGTGGTTATTGCGGTACTAATTATTATCGGAGCCGGTTATACCCTGTTTTTGGCCCCGGCACCGGTAAATAATACCACTAATATGACTAACATCACCACCAATAACACCACGGTAACTAATGAAACTGAAACTCCTGCTATTTCCGCCCAGGAAGCCATGGAGATTGTGAATACCCAGGTGATAGCTGAAGGAGGATTTGTGGCTGCTAACCCCCGGCTCTATCGATGGGATGATGGTAGACTGGTATGGAATGTGCAGATAGTTGATGCCCAGGGACAGGCCGTTGATGGGGTGGATATTGATGCCACCACTGGACAGGTTCTGGGTAGAGGATAA
- a CDS encoding DEAD/DEAH box helicase → MAILKYGKTWWGRKWLDALKNIDFTNRLPRGKSYANTGKVYDIALNGNIITGKVEGNYQKYYETKLKLQSFTLDEKELIAQVINNSPSILAGLLNKKLPEELYYKLTQIGVELFPQSWGDISAECNCPDYALPCKHIASLIYMISIEIDKNPFRIFDLHNCDLRGIIVHLDNVEDMTVRKITSIGDIFQNKIEKTDETIKYDISKGIDFSDIPILSEYILTLLKPSPLFYDKDFKDVIERVYKSMARHSRNYYNYNRFNNEYNNDFISLKSIELSKLSKRDDETLVEWKERYLSIKWNNPKLWEEFYLVMDDDYRISNISLTEDNIFPDEKEDTLEENPFTLKNNQHLENILLGFLVEISPTNKLQYHYNIQFLHLLLQFSLKLVEKQGIIPEIIELNNNAYLIRWVPCLFDKKIEEICEKLYSLCPDNLICYKNSRINRKEQVITGISLIISGIMEHYTRWGMPKILERQANDPVFKLFFFKERLKFNEFRTSGYEFLIDQWLSNLYLRKRDHDLYLIIEETVQNQEIKSEESFSIHLKVGDGNTPPEEVYKFLSLKKENHRKLELLSDIYLIQEYFPPIRKIIDLKTPINLHINEFSIFLQDILPLLKIMGISVFLPKSLDKNVKPKLVLDIKSTKELSLKRKTYLSLQELVKFQWKVAIGEHNISTSEFQNILEKSEKIIKIKDNYVILDEKEIKSFIKKLNKLPETLSQNNLFQAIISGKLEDNEVNIDYNIKSLLEKIKKYDNLEIPGNLNAELRPYQKLGFSWLLQNINLGFGSVLADDMGLGKTLQVLSSILHLKNKGLIDEKKVLVIAPTGLLFNWQNEMKKFTPTLKPFIYHGNKRKFPKKDDYDVVISSYGTIRSDLEKFKHKKWYLMVVDEAQNIKNPNAKQTKAIKVIKSDNKVALTGTPVENRLTDYWSIFDFINPHYLGSLKKFTDKFIIPIEKERNKKVLKTFRMITHPFIMRRLKTDKEIIKELPDKIVSDVYCKLSIEQTALYKKMMDSLMDEIDASEGIDRRGLIFKLINSLKQICNHPSQFSRSKTINIPDSGKMEVLINILENIIENREKVLIFTQYVQMGNIMKKVVDEKFNTESLFLHGSLSREKRDKIIHDFQNKSQHNIFIISLKTGGTGLNLTAAQNVIHYDLWWNPAVENQATDRAYRIGQKDNVMVYRLITTGTFEEKINNMLSSKKELADITVTTGENFITEMNSDELKEVLKLRK, encoded by the coding sequence ATGGCAATTTTAAAATATGGAAAAACCTGGTGGGGGAGAAAATGGCTGGATGCCCTTAAAAATATTGACTTTACCAATAGATTACCCCGGGGAAAATCTTATGCTAACACTGGTAAAGTCTATGACATCGCTCTTAATGGAAATATAATCACGGGAAAAGTTGAGGGTAACTACCAAAAATACTATGAAACTAAATTGAAGCTGCAATCATTTACTCTAGATGAAAAAGAACTCATTGCTCAGGTTATAAATAATTCTCCCTCAATTCTTGCCGGACTTTTAAATAAAAAACTTCCAGAAGAACTTTACTATAAATTGACACAAATTGGAGTGGAATTATTCCCTCAATCATGGGGGGATATTAGTGCCGAATGCAACTGCCCGGACTATGCACTTCCCTGTAAACATATTGCCAGTTTAATTTATATGATAAGTATAGAAATTGATAAAAATCCTTTCCGAATATTTGACCTTCATAACTGTGATTTGCGGGGTATTATAGTCCATCTGGATAATGTTGAAGATATGACGGTTCGAAAAATCACCAGTATTGGTGATATTTTCCAGAATAAAATCGAAAAAACAGATGAAACAATAAAATATGATATCAGCAAGGGCATTGATTTTTCGGATATCCCTATTCTGTCTGAATATATATTAACCCTCCTTAAACCATCACCCCTTTTCTATGATAAAGACTTTAAAGATGTTATTGAAAGAGTATACAAATCAATGGCCAGACACTCTAGAAATTACTATAATTACAATCGTTTCAATAATGAGTACAACAACGATTTCATATCCTTAAAATCCATAGAACTCTCTAAGTTGTCTAAAAGAGATGATGAGACTTTAGTAGAATGGAAAGAGAGATATTTATCCATAAAATGGAATAATCCTAAGTTATGGGAGGAATTCTATTTAGTTATGGATGATGATTATAGAATTTCAAATATATCCCTAACTGAGGATAATATATTTCCAGATGAAAAAGAAGATACCCTTGAGGAAAACCCTTTTACTCTAAAAAATAATCAGCATCTGGAAAACATTTTATTAGGCTTTCTGGTGGAAATATCTCCTACCAATAAACTTCAATATCATTATAATATACAATTTCTACACTTGCTACTTCAATTTTCATTAAAACTTGTAGAAAAGCAGGGTATTATTCCCGAAATTATAGAATTAAATAATAATGCTTATCTTATAAGATGGGTACCCTGTCTTTTTGATAAAAAAATAGAGGAAATATGTGAAAAGTTGTATTCCCTGTGCCCTGATAATCTGATTTGTTATAAAAATTCACGAATAAACCGAAAAGAACAGGTAATAACTGGAATAAGCCTTATTATTTCAGGAATAATGGAACATTACACCAGATGGGGTATGCCTAAAATATTAGAAAGACAAGCTAATGATCCTGTTTTTAAATTATTTTTCTTTAAAGAAAGATTAAAGTTTAATGAATTCCGGACCAGTGGATATGAATTTTTAATTGACCAATGGCTTTCAAACCTATATTTAAGGAAAAGAGATCATGATCTCTATTTAATCATAGAAGAAACTGTGCAAAATCAAGAAATAAAGAGTGAAGAAAGTTTCAGTATTCATCTTAAAGTTGGAGATGGTAATACACCTCCCGAAGAGGTCTATAAATTTCTTTCCCTCAAAAAAGAAAACCATAGGAAACTGGAGTTACTCTCAGATATCTACTTAATACAGGAGTACTTCCCTCCAATTAGAAAAATTATTGATTTAAAAACGCCTATTAATCTACATATCAATGAATTTTCTATATTTTTACAGGATATACTTCCTTTATTGAAAATAATGGGAATTTCAGTGTTCCTCCCTAAAAGTCTGGACAAAAACGTTAAACCTAAACTTGTACTTGATATAAAAAGCACTAAAGAGCTTAGTTTAAAGAGAAAAACGTATCTTTCACTGCAGGAACTTGTGAAATTCCAGTGGAAAGTAGCAATTGGTGAGCATAACATCAGTACCTCCGAATTTCAAAATATTTTAGAAAAATCTGAAAAAATAATTAAAATAAAAGATAACTATGTCATTTTAGATGAAAAAGAAATAAAATCCTTCATAAAAAAGTTGAATAAATTACCTGAAACTTTAAGTCAAAATAATCTATTTCAGGCCATAATTAGTGGGAAATTAGAAGATAATGAAGTTAATATTGATTATAATATTAAGTCTCTTTTAGAAAAGATTAAAAAATATGATAACCTGGAGATTCCAGGTAATCTAAATGCTGAACTTAGACCTTATCAAAAATTAGGATTCTCCTGGCTCCTGCAAAACATTAATCTTGGTTTTGGCAGTGTTCTTGCTGATGATATGGGATTGGGAAAGACTTTGCAGGTTTTAAGTTCAATTTTACATCTGAAAAATAAAGGATTAATCGATGAAAAAAAGGTGTTGGTTATTGCTCCCACCGGCTTACTCTTTAACTGGCAAAATGAGATGAAAAAATTCACTCCAACACTTAAACCATTTATATATCACGGGAATAAGCGTAAATTTCCTAAAAAAGATGATTATGATGTGGTTATAAGCTCTTATGGTACTATAAGAAGTGACCTGGAAAAATTTAAACATAAAAAATGGTATTTGATGGTTGTTGATGAAGCTCAGAACATTAAAAACCCTAATGCTAAACAAACTAAAGCTATTAAAGTCATTAAATCTGATAATAAAGTTGCATTAACTGGTACACCAGTAGAAAATAGGCTAACTGATTACTGGAGTATATTTGATTTTATAAACCCCCATTATTTAGGATCCCTTAAGAAATTCACTGATAAGTTTATCATACCCATTGAAAAGGAAAGAAATAAAAAAGTTCTTAAAACTTTCCGGATGATAACTCATCCCTTTATCATGAGAAGGCTGAAAACAGATAAAGAAATAATAAAAGAACTACCAGATAAAATAGTGAGTGATGTCTACTGCAAATTAAGTATTGAGCAAACTGCACTGTATAAAAAGATGATGGACTCCTTAATGGATGAAATAGATGCCAGTGAAGGTATAGATCGAAGAGGACTTATTTTTAAATTAATAAATAGTTTAAAACAGATCTGTAATCATCCATCTCAGTTTTCCAGATCAAAAACAATTAACATCCCTGATTCTGGAAAGATGGAAGTTTTGATTAATATTTTAGAAAATATCATAGAAAATAGGGAGAAAGTACTAATTTTTACACAGTATGTTCAAATGGGCAATATAATGAAAAAAGTGGTGGATGAAAAATTCAATACAGAATCATTATTCCTGCATGGTTCATTATCTCGAGAAAAACGAGATAAAATAATTCATGATTTTCAAAATAAATCCCAGCATAACATATTCATTATCTCCTTGAAGACTGGAGGAACCGGTTTAAATTTAACAGCAGCACAAAATGTTATTCACTATGATTTATGGTGGAACCCTGCTGTTGAAAATCAGGCCACAGATAGAGCATATCGAATCGGACAAAAAGATAATGTAATGGTCTACAGGCTTATTACTACCGGAACATTTGAAGAAAAAATAAATAATATGCTTAGCAGTAAAAAAGAATTAGCCGATATAACCGTGACAACTGGAGAAAACTTCATAACCGAAATGAATAGTGATGAATTAAAAGAAGTGCTGAAATTGAGAAAATAA